GAGAGTCAGCTCCGTCTGGGGGTCTAGCCGACTCCCACCTGGATGAATCCCTGCCCCTCTGGGAGGGTCACGCGCTAGAACCTGCCCCAGGCCGCGGAGGACTCCGCTGCCAGGCTCAAGGAACGGCCGCTCCCAGCGCCTCCCCCCGAGGCGTCAGGCCGGCGCACCCGTCGGTCACTGACACCGCCAGCGGGTTGTGGCCTGGGCTCCACGGACAGCGACTCAGTGGGCAACTGCTCATGTCCAGTGCTGCCCGGCGACACCTGCGCCCGAGGCGGGCGTCTGAGCAGGCACCCACCGCAGCGCCAAGCCCCCTGGAGTGCGTGGCGCTCCCCCGCTCCACCGCGGCCCAGCACGCCCAGGGCCTTCACATCCTTCTGTTCTTCTTGCTGAACCAGAGTGGCGGACACGCGCTGGGCCCGGCCAGGGTCACCTCTGTGCGGGCAGGGAGGCGAAGGGGGGACACGTGGAGGGGGTGTGTGGGAGCAGAGGGGGCACGGGGGAGGGGACACGGGGGACAGGGGGCAGGGGCATGGCGGAGGGAACTTGGGGAgggacatgggggaggggacacgggggagagggggcaggggcATGGCGGAGGGGACTTGGGGAgggacatgggggaggggacacgggggagagggggcaggggcATGGCGGAGGGGACTTGGGGAgggacatgggggaggggacacgGGGGACATGGGGGAGGGCCATGGCGGAGGGGACTTGGGGAGGGACATGGGGGAGGGGCACGGGGTACATGGGGGAGGGGCATGGCGGAGGGGACTTGGGGAgggacatgggggaggggacacgGGGGACAGGGGGGAGGGGCATGGCGGAGGGGACTTGGGGAGGGACATGGGGGAGGGGCACGGGGGACATGGGGGAGGGGCATGGCGGAGGGGACTTGGGGAGGGACATGGGGGAGGGGCACGGGGTACATGGGGGAGGGGCATGGCGGAGGGGACTTGGGGAGGGACATGGGGGAGGGGCACGGGGTACATGGGGGAGGGGCATGGCGGAGGGGACTTGGGGAgggacatgggggaggggacacgGGGGACATGGGGGAGGGGCATGGCGGAGGGGACTTGGGGAgggacatgggggaggggacacgGGGGACATGGGGAgggacatgggggaggggacacgGGGGACATGGGGGAGGGGCATGGCGGAGGGGACTTGGGGAGGGACATGGGGGAGGGGCACGGGGTACATGGGGGAGGGGCATGGCGGAGGGGACTTGGGGAGGGACATGGGGGAGGGGCACGGGGTACATGGGGGAGGGGCATGGCGGAGGGGACTTGGGGAgggacatgggggaggggacacgGGGGACAGGGGGCAGGGGCATGGCGGAGGGGACTTGGGGAGGGACATGGGGGAGGGGCACGGGGTACATGGGGGAGGGGCATGGCGGAGGGGACTTGGGGAgggacatgggggaggggacacgGGGGACAGGGGGCAGGGGCATGGCGGAGGGGACTTGGGGAGGGACATGGGGTGGGAGCGtgggggggatgggggaggggacttGGGGCGCAGGGGAGGCCAGTTCTGGCCGGACACGGCAGTGGCTCTTCAATTCAGGCTGGGCTGGTGCCGCATGGGCAGCCGGACAGCAGGgcctccccctgccttgcccgtgGGCGGCGCAGGGAGCAGGGCTGCCCTGGAGTGCGAGGGCCCCAGGgcagtgaccccccccccccgccaggtTCTACCTCGTCGGTGGAGGGGCCCCTCTGGTCATCTGCGGCGTCACGGCCGCCACGAACATCAGGAACTACGGGATGGAGGCCGAGGATGCAGCGTAGTGAGTACcgggccgccccgccccgcgcgtcTCCCAGGGGCCCCAAGCCCCTCCCCCCCGCTCGGACTCCCCGACACCCCCGCCGGCACTGCGGGCAGGTTCGGCGGCTCAGGGCGGGCCTGGGGCCTGGCGGGGTGGGAAGCGCGCGCCCGGCCCGCCTTCCCCTCCCCTACTcctgccccagccccgccccctccagcGCCTCCGGCCGCCTGAGGCCCGTCTGGCTGGCGGGCGGGGTGGGGCCTTTGCCTCGATGGCCCTGCCCAGGCCACGTCGCTGTGGGGCCGCCTGTCAGCTCCACCCTGCGGTGACCTCTGTGGGTGAAAGGTTGTGGGGCTGGTCCCCTGGGCTGCCCCAGCTGTCCCTCCGCCCTCCGCAGCAGAGCCTCCGGGGCGGCCGGCACTCCCCAGACCCCTGCGCTCCTCCCACAGCTGCCCTGGGGGGCGAAGCCCCGCGGTCCTGCGCTCGGGGGCCCCGTGCTTCCTGGGCCCTCTCTGGGGCCCCGCTCCGTCCTGCTGGAGCCGGAGGAGAGGAACAACCTCAGAGCAAGCGTGGTCCTGCCTGCGCCCCGCGCCCCAGCCCGGCCACCCGGTCTCCTTATCACGTGACCCCCACTCTGACCCTGCAGCCTGCCCGGAGCGACCCCTTGCTGACccccctctccccccgccccgcaGCTGCTGGATGGcctgggagcccagcctgggCGCCTTCTACGGGCCGGTGGCCGTCATCGCCCTGGGCACCTGCGTGTACTTCCTCGGCACCTACGTCCAGCTGCGGCGCCACCCGGAGCGCAGATACGAGCTCAAGGAGCGGTCGGAGGAGCAGCAGCGCTTGGCGGGCCCCGAGGGCGGCCCCGCGACCCCGGGGGGCGCGCCGCCCGCCCCCGACGGCCTGGCCGCCTCGCTGCTGCAGAACGAGCACTCCTTCAAGGCCCAGCTGCGGGCCGCcgccttcacgctcctcctgttcgTGGCCACGTGGGCCTTCGGGGCGCTGGCCGTGTCGCAGGGCCACTTCCTGGACATGGTCTTCAGCTGCCTGTACGGCGCCTTCTGCGTGACCCTGGGGCTGTTCGTGCTCATCCACCACTGCGCCAAGCGCGACGACGTGTGGCACTGCTGGTGGTCCTGCTGCCCCGCCCGCCGGGACCCCCACGCCGCGAAGCTCAGCGCCCGCCCCGCCTTCGACGCCAACGGGGACGCGCTGGGAAACATGGCCTGCCTGCAGGACTCGCCGTGTCCCGGGAAGGCGCTGGGCTTCGGCCACCCGTCCACCAGCCACTGCAAGATGACCAACCTGCAGGCCACCCAAGGCCACGTCAGCTGCCTGTCGCCGGCCACGCCCTGCTGCTCCCAGATGCACTGCGAGCAGCTCCTGGAGGACACAGCCCACGTGCACGAGGGGGACGCCTTCGAGCACGACCCGCACCTGCACGCGTGTGTCCAGGGCAGAACTAAGCCGCACTACTTCAGCCGGCACCGGGCAGCCACGGCCGAGCAGGAATACGCCTACCACATCCCGTCCAGCCTGGACGGCAGCCTGCACAGCTCGCGCTCGGAGAGCCCGCCCAGCTCGCTCGAGGGCCCCGTGGGCCCGCACGCGCTGGCCTGCTGCGCCCAGGGCGACCCCTTCCCCCTGGTCAGCCAGCCCGAGGGCGGCGCCCCCAGCCCTGTGCTCTATAGCTGTCCGCCGCGGCCCGGCAGGGAGGCGGCCCGTGGCCCGGCGCGCCTGGAGATGCTCCGAAGGACACAGTCGCTGCCCTTCGGTGGCCCCGGCCAGAACGGGCTGCTCAAGGGCGATGCGCGGGACGCCGCCCCCTTCGGCTCAGACAGCACAGGCAACATCCGCACGGGGCCCTGGAGGAACGAGACGACGGTGTAGCGGGCAGGGTTCTGTCCCCTTTGCCCCCGCAGCCGGGACCGCCCCAAAGCAGAGCCCTCTGCCCCTGGGGTGGGCGGGGGTCACTGCTCAACACAGCCTTAGcggacccccacccacccctgcccaggaAGGACGTGAGAGGGAAGGCGCTCTGGGCCACGGCTGCCTCCACGGAGCCCGCGCTCAGGAGCACCACCCGCGCCCACAGTCACCTGCTTCCAGCCCACAGCGCCCGCCCCTGGCAGCCATGTGGAGGACCCGCCCTGCGTGCCCGCGTGCACCCGTCTGCCCCCCCTGCTGCCTCGATGGCCCTGGCCATGGCAGGAGGCACCACCGACGTCCCCCACTGTCTCACGTGTGCGTTCTGTTAAAGTTCGTTTTTAGACGGGCAGCCTGCCTGTCGGTCCAGAGCGTCAGAGGACTCAGCCCGTTCCTCGGCCCAGGCCGCTGTCTGTTAACCCCAGGCTAGAGAGCATCACAGAGCCCCGGGCAGCAGCCTCACTCTGGGGACCCTCAGCCTCCTGGGGCCGGCATGGTCTCCAAGGGGTCTGTGCCCTGGAAACACCCACCACACGTCCTCTAATGTCCACTTGACTTCTGAAGCCAGGCGCCGTCGGGACCGGGGCCTGCCCACCATGGCGTTTGGGAACAATAAAGTCCCTGCCACAAAGAGACAGGGCCTGGCACTTCCATGAACATCTGGGCACAAAGCCCCGACTCAGAGGACACATGTCAATGACCAAAGTCCTTCTGCGGCGGCAGCCGTGTGTCCCGCGGGAGGGGCTCTGGGTCCCCGCAGAGGCAGAAGCCCAGACACCCCAAGGGGAGTGCGTGTGCGTCTGTGCAGCCCAGGATCCCCCCCCAGGTCTGTGCATgtgcacccacacccacacacgcgTGTAGGTGCACATCCCACATGCATATGTGCACTGCCACATACACGCACACGCCACACGCGTGCACAGTACACCATGGGCACACGCGTGTGGTGTGTGCGTGTCACATGCACCGCGCACATACGTCACATACACCACCCGTGTGCACATGCAGCTGTGCAGCCATGCATACGCGTGTTTCCCAGCCCCCCGAGCGCCAGGCTTTCCTTGCCCTGCGCAGCCTCATCACCAGGCCTTGTCAGCGTCTGCATGGAGGCGGGGGGGCTCCATGAGGACCAGATCTTCCCCACACCCACTGGGGGGTTACAGGGGAGTTCAGGGGTGTGGGGGGCTCCAGAAGGACCAGGTCTTCCCCACACccgccggggggcggggggggggaagggGGCGGGACGGGCGTGCCCAGGGTCCCAGACGCATTGCCCAGTATCTTAGCACAGGAGCCTCGATTCCCAGGTTCTTGTAAACCTGACACCGACCTTGTAATGAACCGTGGTGTCCAGTACCTGCTTCTTCACAAGACAACCAGACAAGCTACCAATGACTGCCGCAGGGCGGCTCTCCTCTCCACCCCGAGCCTGCTCGCTGGCCCCCCGCCCACGCGACCAGCTCCCCGGGGGCTGTGCCGAGCACTCACTGCAGATGGAGCTGTGGATGAAGCTTGTGCCGTCCTCGTTGGTGCTCTGTGAGGCCGGGTCACAGATCTGCAAGCCTCTGTCCCTTGAGGGGCAGGCCCCTTGGTGCCCAGCTCAGGGCAGGCCGGGGAGCCACGAGGctgcccccagcacccccagagGGCGTGCCCCGCCGCCCCCGGCAGAGCAGAGAGCGGCTCATCCCTGAGACCAAAGAGACTGGACGGGAACCAGTGAGCCTCGTGGGTCCCAGGGCTGCTTCAGCCTCCCGAGTCCACCGGGAGTACGGTGACACGCTTAGTTCACAGTGAAGTCCTCCAGGAATAAAAATCCATGACACGACCACATCTGGGGGCACCCCATAAGCACGCAGGGTCGGAGGTCAAAGCTACAGACTGCTGCCTGAGGTCTAACCGTGTCGCCACTTCCCTGTGCTGTGTGAAGGCTGCCGGCGGGGGGCGTGTGAGAGCATGCACGAGTGTGCCCATGAGCTGAGTGCCCCTGTGCATTGTCTGTTCAAActggtgtgtgcacacacgtgagTCTGTGCATGTCACACGTAAGTctgtcacatgtgtgtgtgcactgtgagAACACGTGCTCCTGAATGTGCTGTTGAGAGTTGGGCGGGTGTGTGCCTTTCTGAGTGTGTAGTGTATCCATGAGAGCATGATAGTGAACATGTGCACATATGCGTGCGTGAATGTGTGTGCACTTCtgagtgcatgcatgtgcatgtgtgtgaatcaTGTGACTGTGTACATGGGGAGGTGTCTGTGTTGTACATGTGAGTGCAAGAGTACACgtgtgtatgtgagagtgtgtgtgcatgtgcgtgcccATCACAGAGGGCGTGGCAGCACCCTTGCCCTGGCCTGGCCTCTGTCTCCCTGCCCCACAGGGCGGCTCTGACAGCTTCCGCCGGCAGGGGCCTCAGGGAGCCTCAGCCGCCCTCTCCCCAGCGTTGTGGTCCATCCCCACCATCAAGGTTCATCCCAAGCATCATGGTCCCTCCTGAGTGTCTGCTGTTGGGGGCCCAGAAAGCATTTGCCCACAGGCACGGTCAGCCCTGCCGTCTGCAGGGAGCGCTGGTGCTCAGTAAGGGACCCTGCTGACCCCCCAACCTCTCCAGAAGCCCCTGAGCCACCTCTGAACGTTCCAGCCCCGGGAGCCCCTCCGGGTCTGCTGGCGTCGGCGCAGCCAGGCCCGCAGGAGGGATGGGGCCGGGATCTGGGCCACCAGGCTCTGTGAGACAAATCATCAAGAAGTCTCGGGCCCCCGGACCCCCAGCCTGGGACAGAGTCAGCTCAGAGGACAGAGCGCCAGGCTGTCGGGTGGGGGCAGAGCCCAGGAGCAGTCTCTGGGGTCTAGTCATGGGGCCTGGGTCGAGTCTGCAGAGGCAGCTATCGGGCTGGGCCATCGCGCTGGGCTCCGGTGGGCAGCAGGGGCAGCAGCAGGGTCCGCAGCTTCGGGAGGCCTGTCCTCTGCCAGGCCAGGCGCCCCCAGGCCCCGGGGCCCTGGGCAGGGGCACAGCCAGCCGCGGGAAGGGGGCCACAGCGCCCTGGAGAGGACCCGGAGCCCCGCAGCCCCACCACTGGCCCCAGGTCTTCGGGGTCCCGGGCGGGGAGGGGATACTGGCGGGCCCCaggactcagggtcaccagcAGCCAGACGCGGGCCAACCGGCCAAGACCCGCCTGAGTCCCGGCCAGGCAGTGTGGGTGCCCCGCCCCGGCCTGCTGGCTGCACACAGCCTGCACAGCCGGTTCTTCTCTAGGCCGAGGTTCAGCAGCCGCTTTCCCCACGAGCCATCATCAGGCGCCTGGGCCATAAAGTTGCCTGTCGGATCCACCTGCTAAGAGTGTCCTAGGGCCGAGGAGGGGCGCCTGCCGGAGGCCGGGTCTGTGGCCCCAGAAGCTGGGACAGGACGGGATGAGAGGACATGGGCGCGGTGCCACGGCGCTCACGCCAGCGGGGGTGGACGGCGTGGCCCAGGGACACTGCGGAGGCCGGGGGTGCAGAAGGGCCACAGGTGGGGGGCTCACATGGCTGAGAGGCGGCTGCACCACATAGCGGCTACACAGGACAGCGCGGGCCAAGGTCTGCACACGAGGGCGTGGAGGCCCTGCTCACACCCCCAGGTGACCCCGTGCGGCTGGGACTCGGCTGGGGAGCAGTGGGCTCCGTGTGGCCTGTCTACACGGTCACAGCTGGATCCTGGACGAGCGTTGGGGGCCTGCAAAGGCAGGAGGACCTGCACAGCTGGTCAGATGCTGACCTCCTCTGGGGGAGCGGGGGGGAGGCCTGGGGACCAAAGCAgcgagcacaggctttaggggcCCGGTGGGGCCAGGAGCCCAGAGCCCTGGGTGGGGGGGGCGGCCAGGAGCCCAgagcccaggggtgggggtg
Above is a genomic segment from Dama dama isolate Ldn47 chromosome 15, ASM3311817v1, whole genome shotgun sequence containing:
- the ADGRA1 gene encoding adhesion G protein-coupled receptor A1, whose product is MDLRTVLSPPPAPGELLHPVVYACTAVMLLCLLASAATYIVHQSAIRISRPGRHTLLNFCLHAALTFSAFAGGINRTRFPTLCQAVGITLHYSTLSTLLWIGVTARNIYKQVTKKAPLCPGAGQPPYPKQPLLRFYLVGGGAPLVICGVTAATNIRNYGMEAEDAAYCWMAWEPSLGAFYGPVAVIALGTCVYFLGTYVQLRRHPERRYELKERSEEQQRLAGPEGGPATPGGAPPAPDGLAASLLQNEHSFKAQLRAAAFTLLLFVATWAFGALAVSQGHFLDMVFSCLYGAFCVTLGLFVLIHHCAKRDDVWHCWWSCCPARRDPHAAKLSARPAFDANGDALGNMACLQDSPCPGKALGFGHPSTSHCKMTNLQATQGHVSCLSPATPCCSQMHCEQLLEDTAHVHEGDAFEHDPHLHACVQGRTKPHYFSRHRAATAEQEYAYHIPSSLDGSLHSSRSESPPSSLEGPVGPHALACCAQGDPFPLVSQPEGGAPSPVLYSCPPRPGREAARGPARLEMLRRTQSLPFGGPGQNGLLKGDARDAAPFGSDSTGNIRTGPWRNETTV